In Leptospira congkakensis, one DNA window encodes the following:
- a CDS encoding ankyrin repeat domain-containing protein, which translates to MNASCTPNNFNVLKNILFVSVYLFLYPFTFLSADSNILLNTNQIAESTERISVKIPTDHSNLTTTSISYTNAMSDGTPAPKLVYVKSGEYYLAYNDGNSNGRIVSLDSNFKVLKELVSLKNFRIEDTIADSNGLTVLLSEFVIEKKGNYESKNFHTAYINQYSTSGKLNFSTRIVGTKEYKKVGDQGIDTTFGTLTLAKTADDHYATYFSTYRKWDDGVTHQSEYLALFDDSGKRVMKSDGKTPEGFTWNVSHSFRPRFINDGKQLVMVTVGDAYPRGLVVDSFPSRKRELPIVVPKAGPNETYQYVPISTGDLYSKDGTTWITFDSNLDRSSYDIGLLIQTEAGLSKPIYLTNTTKQRERIPRIVPLGKDHLFVMWMTDDGTEKDKWFPKISNMNLEACLIKKDGTIVSKPQAFGSGKGLSFRAAARFFYLPDGKFGWVNDLTGLADQLEIILVSPFQKETTVVSSNDSPTPQPTKVKIDPSLGKPMVAAIYEGREEEAISLLNQGADPNTIYEGWSALLYAAYFGRTESVRALISHQVNTDFSVDGWNALRLSEVRGHSQIVTLLQPLTKSLSRSLSLSKSPNPKNPLTSIGNNRSLRSEIEPAELNQNLKNLGTPMN; encoded by the coding sequence ATGAACGCGAGCTGTACTCCTAATAACTTCAATGTTTTAAAAAATATTTTATTCGTCTCCGTATATCTTTTCCTCTATCCATTTACCTTTCTTTCGGCAGATTCTAATATCCTTTTAAATACCAATCAAATTGCTGAATCCACAGAACGGATTTCAGTAAAAATACCAACAGACCATTCTAATCTAACGACTACTTCTATTTCTTATACGAATGCTATGTCCGATGGTACGCCAGCACCAAAGTTAGTATATGTCAAATCAGGAGAATACTACCTTGCATACAATGATGGAAATTCCAATGGAAGAATTGTCAGTTTAGATTCTAATTTCAAAGTTTTAAAAGAACTAGTGAGTTTAAAAAACTTTCGAATTGAAGATACCATTGCAGACTCTAATGGCCTGACTGTTTTATTGTCTGAGTTCGTGATTGAAAAGAAAGGAAATTACGAATCCAAAAATTTTCATACGGCTTATATCAATCAATACTCTACTTCCGGAAAATTAAACTTTAGTACTAGGATTGTTGGTACAAAGGAATACAAAAAAGTCGGAGACCAAGGTATCGATACTACATTTGGAACTTTAACTTTGGCAAAGACGGCTGACGATCATTATGCGACTTATTTTTCAACCTATCGAAAGTGGGATGATGGGGTAACTCACCAAAGTGAATATCTTGCCCTATTTGATGATTCTGGTAAACGAGTGATGAAGTCTGATGGCAAAACACCCGAAGGGTTTACGTGGAATGTAAGTCATAGTTTTCGACCTAGATTTATCAATGATGGAAAACAATTGGTGATGGTCACAGTCGGTGATGCTTATCCAAGAGGTTTGGTGGTGGATAGTTTTCCTTCTCGAAAACGTGAGTTACCCATTGTTGTGCCCAAAGCCGGACCAAATGAAACTTACCAATACGTTCCGATTTCCACTGGTGATCTATACTCAAAAGATGGCACAACTTGGATCACATTTGATTCGAATTTAGATCGTTCTTCGTACGATATTGGTTTACTGATTCAAACTGAAGCTGGGCTTTCTAAACCTATTTATTTAACCAATACAACCAAACAAAGAGAAAGAATTCCAAGGATTGTTCCCTTAGGAAAGGATCATTTGTTTGTTATGTGGATGACTGATGATGGTACGGAAAAAGATAAATGGTTCCCTAAAATTTCAAATATGAATTTGGAAGCATGTTTGATCAAAAAAGATGGGACTATAGTCTCTAAACCACAAGCATTTGGTTCTGGTAAAGGTTTATCTTTTCGAGCAGCAGCTCGTTTTTTTTATTTGCCGGATGGAAAGTTTGGTTGGGTGAACGATCTAACCGGTTTGGCAGACCAATTAGAAATTATTTTAGTCTCACCTTTTCAAAAGGAAACGACTGTTGTTTCTTCAAATGATAGTCCAACACCACAACCTACGAAAGTAAAGATTGATCCCAGTTTAGGCAAACCAATGGTAGCTGCTATCTATGAAGGAAGGGAAGAAGAAGCCATTTCCCTTTTGAACCAAGGAGCCGATCCTAATACAATCTATGAAGGTTGGTCTGCTTTATTGTATGCAGCTTACTTTGGGCGTACCGAATCTGTAAGAGCACTGATATCTCACCAAGTAAATACAGATTTTTCAGTGGATGGTTGGAATGCTCTTCGGTTATCCGAAGTTAGGGGCCATTCTCAAATTGTTACTTTACTGCAACCACTAACAAAATCGCTTTCTAGATCCTTGTCTCTTTCAAAATCACCGAACCCAAAAAATCCATTAACGTCGATCGGAAATAACAGAAGTCTCAGATCAGAAATTGAACCTGCTGAATTGAATCAAAACCTAAAAAATTTAGGAACACCAATGAATTGA
- a CDS encoding prohibitin family protein: MKRRSIFPTSFQFLSILGVSLFFTSCLSIISPGEVGLMWRPYSTGLSQKPLESRVQTYMPWNSVYVYSVQWSSYQEKVEVLTRDDLTITVSAAIIIRPIQNEIYELEMEIGRGYYEKVVKPQFRTAIRNILSAYNMVSISKETPNVSAQIKKSLSEKLKDKHVEIDDVIIDDVEYSPSILKAIESKLTKQQEQEQMKFEINIAKRDAEIQQISADGKAKAVLIEAEAQAKAQRMISESLTQKYIQLKAMENPNNKLIFVPNGKDGLPIIVNPEGK, from the coding sequence ATGAAGCGTCGATCCATTTTTCCAACCAGTTTCCAGTTCCTTTCCATTTTGGGTGTGAGCCTTTTTTTTACATCGTGCCTCTCCATCATCAGTCCGGGAGAGGTGGGTCTGATGTGGCGACCGTATAGCACGGGTCTCAGCCAAAAACCCTTAGAATCTCGAGTGCAAACCTATATGCCTTGGAACAGTGTTTATGTCTACTCCGTCCAATGGAGCAGTTACCAAGAAAAAGTAGAAGTCCTCACTCGTGATGATTTAACTATTACTGTCAGTGCGGCGATCATCATCCGACCGATTCAAAACGAAATATATGAATTGGAAATGGAAATTGGCCGAGGGTATTATGAAAAGGTAGTCAAACCACAATTTCGGACTGCAATTCGAAATATTTTGTCTGCCTATAACATGGTTTCCATTTCAAAGGAAACACCTAACGTTTCAGCACAGATTAAAAAATCTTTGAGTGAAAAGTTAAAGGACAAACACGTTGAAATTGATGATGTGATCATTGATGATGTAGAATACAGTCCTTCCATTTTGAAAGCGATTGAAAGCAAACTTACGAAACAACAAGAACAAGAACAAATGAAGTTCGAAATCAATATCGCCAAACGTGATGCAGAGATCCAACAAATCTCAGCTGATGGTAAAGCGAAAGCGGTTCTCATTGAAGCGGAAGCCCAAGCAAAAGCACAAAGGATGATTTCAGAATCTTTGACTCAGAAATACATCCAATTGAAAGCTATGGAAAATCCAAATAATAAATTGATCTTCGTTCCAAACGGAAAAGATGGATTGCCTATCATTGTGAATCCTGAGGGAAAATAA
- a CDS encoding ankyrin repeat domain-containing protein, with the protein MLEFLSSRFLFQRLSIVIFLLMIGSSFSCMEDETVVKAPMSREHRLFQAVEKGNLELVKTILAEGVSVNAKDSLGNSSLIKAADDEELEMAKFLIERGANVNLRNTTGETALYRAVYRGNLDLVKLLVKAGAETKVKTVGGVSLMELAEERGEEGILKYLGSLK; encoded by the coding sequence ATGTTAGAATTTCTATCCAGTCGATTTTTATTCCAAAGGTTATCCATTGTCATTTTTTTATTAATGATTGGATCCAGCTTTTCCTGTATGGAAGATGAAACTGTAGTCAAAGCTCCTATGAGTAGGGAGCACCGTCTGTTCCAGGCAGTCGAAAAGGGAAACTTAGAATTAGTAAAAACAATTCTGGCGGAAGGTGTGTCCGTCAATGCCAAGGACTCCTTAGGCAATTCCTCTTTAATCAAAGCAGCGGATGATGAAGAACTGGAAATGGCTAAGTTTTTAATCGAAAGAGGCGCTAATGTCAACCTACGCAATACCACCGGCGAAACAGCTCTCTACCGCGCCGTTTACCGTGGAAATTTAGATTTGGTTAAACTTTTAGTGAAGGCTGGTGCGGAAACCAAGGTTAAAACTGTGGGTGGGGTGAGTCTTATGGAACTTGCAGAAGAACGTGGGGAAGAAGGAATACTAAAGTATCTAGGTTCTCTTAAATAG
- a CDS encoding AAA family ATPase, with protein sequence MIPEYKRFIEKLKEENSDSGLLKIAQIVYDNLDKLEPLGTNRGKRSIELISLAQSEYENKEITETKAKETEDTDTHQIKRLTSLSIKSFRGFTDLEEFDLDDRIVLLFGPNGTGKSSFCEALEYGLLGFVEEAESKRFSRQEDYLKNARLNNFSPPILKAKDIHDSTIPIFPDEEKYRFCFVEKNRIDNFSRIAAKTPTHQEKLIGSLFGLERFNEFVKNFSTEFDTKYIDLVGIKNEELAEKRKILANHEEVIKNKEKTQIEILEVETKISSDFNAKLEYVELCKLIGLDSSKSRIEVIEEEINSPLPPNFDFNFGIVISLEELIIKYSKELDEKKEDYKKRISEINYRDLYKAILSIKDESSEFCPACLTPLDSVRENPFIRSEKGLQTLEYLSKLETEIEILTESIRSTLVDVVSMLKNIEYIDSELIPEKAEININELIPENNHISIHWWENKFNSNSKNRISLQKISDAVKLHNTKLEKRKEERESLNQELKSLRNLKEIIIRHDENKKTKLQFIEKADEEIKKFEIENKELIEAVNVEKEIVLRNQKITNSYQNFILALQNYRNKLPSLLIADLSDIVKDIYNSFNRQDPENDKIGSIRLPLEKNEKIEIAFNSNLDLYYDALHILSEGHIRCLGLSILLAKNVKEKNPILIFDDPVNAIDDEHRDAIRRTLYEDVYFENTQIILTTHGEEFFKDVHNLIGSEATKKSKSYVFLPHKGDNKIIVDSSPTPRNYILVARERLEKQEIRETLANSRRGLEFITLEIWKLLNKHGDGNLSLKLRYPKSPPELRNVTEQLRSKANKETFHFSNKQKLIESLDKLLGISGESKEWKYLNKGTHEESDRSEFEVSTVKTIVESLEQLEIAIR encoded by the coding sequence ATGATTCCAGAATATAAAAGATTTATAGAGAAACTTAAAGAAGAAAATTCCGATTCGGGATTACTGAAAATAGCTCAAATAGTTTACGATAACTTAGACAAACTCGAACCACTTGGAACCAATAGAGGTAAACGTTCTATTGAATTAATTTCTTTAGCCCAAAGTGAATACGAGAACAAGGAAATAACAGAAACAAAAGCTAAGGAAACTGAAGACACTGATACTCATCAAATTAAGCGATTAACTAGTTTAAGTATAAAATCTTTTAGAGGTTTTACTGATTTGGAGGAATTTGACCTAGATGATAGAATCGTTCTTCTTTTTGGACCGAATGGGACAGGTAAATCTAGTTTTTGTGAAGCTTTAGAATACGGATTACTTGGTTTCGTCGAAGAAGCAGAATCTAAAAGATTTTCAAGACAGGAAGATTACTTAAAAAATGCTCGATTGAACAATTTTAGTCCCCCAATTCTAAAAGCTAAAGACATTCATGATTCAACTATACCTATTTTTCCTGACGAAGAAAAATATAGATTTTGTTTTGTAGAGAAGAATCGGATTGATAATTTTTCTAGAATTGCAGCAAAGACACCAACTCATCAAGAAAAATTAATTGGTTCTTTATTCGGACTAGAACGATTTAATGAGTTTGTTAAAAACTTTTCAACCGAATTTGATACGAAATATATCGATTTAGTTGGCATCAAAAACGAAGAACTCGCTGAGAAAAGAAAGATACTAGCAAACCATGAAGAAGTAATAAAAAATAAGGAAAAAACTCAAATTGAGATTCTTGAAGTCGAAACAAAGATTTCATCAGATTTTAATGCTAAATTAGAATATGTAGAGCTCTGCAAACTAATCGGACTAGACAGTTCCAAAAGCAGAATTGAGGTAATCGAGGAAGAAATTAATAGTCCTCTTCCACCAAATTTTGATTTCAATTTTGGGATTGTAATAAGTCTAGAAGAACTAATTATTAAATATTCAAAAGAGCTTGATGAAAAAAAAGAAGATTACAAAAAAAGAATAAGCGAAATAAATTATAGAGACTTGTATAAAGCAATTTTATCCATCAAAGACGAGTCATCAGAATTTTGCCCCGCATGTTTGACTCCATTAGATTCTGTTAGGGAAAATCCATTTATACGATCTGAAAAGGGATTACAAACTTTAGAATATCTTTCGAAGCTGGAGACAGAAATCGAAATTCTCACAGAAAGCATTAGATCCACCTTGGTAGATGTAGTTAGTATGCTCAAAAATATTGAATATATTGATTCAGAGTTAATACCAGAAAAAGCAGAGATAAACATTAATGAATTAATACCGGAGAACAATCACATATCCATTCATTGGTGGGAAAACAAATTCAATTCTAATTCCAAAAACAGAATATCTCTTCAAAAAATTAGCGACGCGGTCAAATTGCATAATACGAAACTTGAAAAGCGAAAAGAAGAAAGAGAATCTCTAAATCAAGAACTTAAATCTCTACGAAATCTTAAAGAAATAATTATAAGGCATGACGAAAATAAAAAAACAAAGTTGCAATTTATAGAAAAGGCTGACGAAGAAATAAAAAAATTTGAAATAGAAAACAAAGAACTTATAGAAGCAGTTAACGTTGAAAAAGAAATAGTGCTGCGAAATCAAAAAATCACGAATTCATATCAAAATTTCATTCTTGCACTTCAAAATTACCGAAATAAACTTCCTTCTTTATTAATTGCAGATTTATCCGATATAGTGAAAGATATATATAATTCTTTTAATAGGCAAGACCCTGAAAATGATAAAATCGGTTCCATCCGCCTACCTTTGGAAAAGAATGAAAAAATTGAAATCGCCTTCAATAGCAACCTAGATTTATATTATGATGCTCTTCATATTTTAAGCGAGGGTCATATTCGATGTTTAGGGTTGTCAATATTATTAGCAAAAAATGTAAAAGAAAAAAATCCTATTCTAATCTTTGATGATCCTGTTAATGCTATTGACGATGAACATAGGGATGCTATTCGAAGGACTCTCTATGAAGATGTCTACTTTGAGAATACGCAAATCATATTAACAACACACGGTGAAGAATTTTTCAAAGATGTTCACAATTTAATAGGTTCAGAAGCTACTAAAAAATCAAAGTCGTATGTCTTTTTACCGCATAAAGGAGACAACAAAATAATCGTAGATTCATCTCCTACTCCACGGAACTATATATTGGTTGCAAGAGAAAGATTAGAAAAACAAGAAATTCGCGAAACACTTGCAAACAGTCGCCGAGGATTAGAATTTATTACTCTTGAGATTTGGAAGTTACTTAATAAACATGGCGATGGAAATTTAAGCTTAAAACTTCGATATCCAAAATCTCCACCTGAACTTAGAAATGTAACAGAACAATTGAGATCAAAAGCTAACAAAGAAACCTTCCATTTCAGCAACAAACAAAAACTTATAGAATCATTAGATAAATTGCTTGGAATTAGTGGCGAATCTAAAGAATGGAAATATTTAAACAAAGGAACTCATGAGGAAAGCGATCGATCAGAATTCGAAGTTTCAACCGTAAAAACTATAGTTGAATCTCTTGAGCAGTTAGAGATTGCTATTAGATAA
- a CDS encoding TerD family protein codes for MNNIYLRRKKKIIIQGKNNQLEDVYISTLLKNVENLGYTFSAEIIEILRTYSVDEIEEFYREIIGNLKQLLGDHVSFKPMYPNFPRQVMEAKESELYLNAWLHYFGDWLGIRILPQYLKEPRPTLKDNINLKIIELGNVQDFNLIFTRVVGSNIPVSEIDKVDIEWFVKHYQDSTIKYLPNDIPLKENIAFIGASLTKYTNIADSFMRENFKTATDILRYITVLSDGDVSLSENTKFKNIKKRDRRLILSLLENCTSITEDMLRYREQWKRIGEKIHPSEYKNKFPKCYEAFDVIRNDKPFETFNRKLEKFLSEKNLESLIALLKNRPGEFARKLDKLIRISKDANPIIETFEQIAGKVSNAVLLQVLTHFKYRNQTQDLRIFFPKGNVSKVQAIKYNLNQIDEVTRLKVVSICKDTLVQKFKNMEPLGNVYIDKSLEKYTVPFALRSSSKSLKTISKGSKLDLPDGNTVRFFIWWKDGKQRTDIDLSAIALDKNYIFKTTIAYFNLKELGGYHSGDITSAPDGASEFIDIDINQFLNFGSRYIIMSINSYTQQPFVDLPECFAGYMIRQHPNSGEIFDPKTVENKFDITSNTKICIPLIIDLEDRKVIWTDISITDRIGYNNNVINNLSSISLMSKAMTSLMKPSLYELFQLHAEARGKRTESKQEANTIFSEKEGITPLDVEQIIANFL; via the coding sequence TTGAACAATATATACTTAAGACGGAAAAAAAAGATCATCATTCAAGGGAAAAACAACCAACTTGAAGATGTCTATATTTCTACCTTATTAAAGAACGTTGAAAATTTAGGTTATACATTCTCTGCAGAAATCATCGAGATATTAAGAACTTACTCAGTCGATGAAATTGAAGAGTTCTATCGTGAGATTATAGGTAATTTAAAACAATTACTGGGAGATCATGTTAGCTTTAAGCCCATGTACCCGAATTTCCCCAGACAGGTAATGGAGGCTAAAGAATCAGAATTATATCTAAATGCTTGGCTTCATTATTTTGGCGATTGGTTAGGGATTAGAATATTACCTCAATATTTAAAAGAACCAAGACCAACTTTAAAAGATAATATTAACTTAAAAATTATCGAGTTAGGCAACGTTCAAGATTTCAACCTTATATTTACTAGAGTTGTTGGTTCAAATATTCCTGTTTCAGAAATAGACAAAGTAGATATTGAATGGTTTGTAAAACATTATCAAGATTCTACTATCAAGTATCTTCCAAATGATATCCCCCTAAAGGAGAATATTGCATTTATTGGAGCCTCTTTAACTAAATATACTAATATTGCCGATTCCTTTATGAGAGAAAATTTTAAAACGGCGACTGACATACTTCGTTATATAACGGTTTTATCAGACGGAGACGTAAGTCTTTCAGAAAATACAAAATTTAAAAATATTAAAAAAAGAGACCGTCGACTCATATTATCCTTACTTGAGAATTGTACTTCGATAACAGAAGATATGTTGCGTTACCGTGAACAATGGAAACGAATTGGAGAAAAAATTCATCCATCTGAATATAAAAATAAATTTCCAAAGTGTTATGAAGCATTCGACGTTATTAGAAATGACAAACCATTTGAAACATTCAATCGAAAACTTGAGAAGTTTTTGAGTGAAAAAAATTTAGAGTCTTTAATCGCATTATTAAAAAATCGGCCCGGGGAATTTGCTAGAAAACTGGATAAATTGATTCGTATATCCAAAGATGCGAACCCTATCATAGAAACCTTTGAACAAATAGCTGGCAAAGTATCTAATGCTGTATTACTACAAGTTTTAACTCATTTTAAATACCGTAATCAAACACAAGATTTGCGTATTTTTTTTCCTAAAGGAAATGTTAGTAAAGTACAAGCAATAAAATATAATCTGAATCAAATAGATGAAGTCACTCGCCTCAAGGTAGTTTCAATCTGTAAGGACACTTTGGTTCAAAAGTTCAAAAACATGGAACCTTTAGGGAATGTTTATATTGATAAAAGTTTAGAAAAATATACTGTACCTTTTGCATTAAGATCTTCTTCAAAATCTTTAAAAACAATTTCCAAAGGTAGTAAACTAGATCTACCAGATGGAAATACGGTGAGGTTTTTTATTTGGTGGAAAGATGGAAAACAAAGAACCGATATTGATTTAAGTGCCATTGCTCTCGATAAAAATTATATATTCAAAACAACTATAGCATATTTCAATTTAAAAGAATTGGGAGGTTACCATAGCGGAGATATAACCTCTGCTCCCGATGGAGCTTCTGAGTTTATAGACATCGATATCAATCAATTTCTTAATTTCGGATCTCGTTATATTATCATGTCAATTAATTCATACACACAACAGCCATTTGTTGATTTACCTGAATGTTTTGCTGGTTATATGATAAGACAACACCCAAATAGTGGTGAAATTTTTGATCCCAAAACAGTTGAGAATAAATTTGACATTACTTCGAATACAAAAATTTGTATTCCTCTCATTATTGATCTTGAAGATAGGAAAGTAATTTGGACGGATATTTCCATCACGGATAGGATCGGTTATAATAATAATGTGATTAATAATTTGTCTTCGATTTCCCTTATGAGTAAAGCAATGACATCACTTATGAAACCAAGTCTTTATGAACTTTTCCAACTACATGCAGAAGCCAGGGGAAAAAGAACAGAATCAAAACAGGAAGCAAATACAATTTTTAGCGAAAAAGAGGGAATCACTCCGCTTGATGTTGAACAAATCATTGCCAATTTTTTATAA
- a CDS encoding M20/M25/M40 family metallo-hydrolase: MKFSKLWISALVITVFTVQCSFGQKVKYAELKKAYPKVDWENRKAEAVKLLSDLLKIPSVRGNEIQVAKYIQAVLSKEGIPSRLVFDPKHPTRPNLIAELQATVPNPEPGIILANHLDTVEFDSKEWKVNPLSGTVSEGRVWGRGAIDMKGMAVMELLAFLEIKRSGIPRTRKIMYLGLADEESGSVLGGRYMTTAQKHLLQGYEYAINEGGVATRDIVIPGATIFNIQYAEKGNIWLRAKITGTSGHGSTPPNQYPALSLIQFFNEVRELESDIRITEETDAFFYQLGTISSFPNSFFLKNARNPLIKPLLHGTIRGNRHLTAMTTNTKSITGFRTTEGEGGENVIAGEASGRLDIRTLPGVDIQDFANKVKTIAEKYKAEVTFTDINPTDISPINTRLFSTLAAVSVNKFPNSTVTPFLSPGKTDNSYLRRLGIKSYGLIPAVLKSEDIDGMHGKNENMTVDNLELGTKILFETLVEMNQ; this comes from the coding sequence ATGAAGTTTAGCAAGTTATGGATTTCGGCCTTAGTAATTACGGTATTCACTGTCCAATGTTCATTTGGTCAAAAAGTAAAGTATGCCGAACTAAAAAAGGCCTATCCGAAGGTAGATTGGGAAAACCGCAAAGCTGAAGCAGTAAAACTTTTATCGGATCTATTAAAAATTCCTTCAGTTCGTGGAAATGAAATCCAAGTAGCCAAATACATACAAGCAGTCCTTTCAAAAGAAGGAATTCCTTCACGATTGGTTTTTGATCCTAAACATCCAACTAGACCCAACTTAATTGCAGAATTACAAGCAACGGTTCCTAATCCAGAACCAGGGATCATCCTTGCAAACCATTTGGATACAGTAGAATTTGATTCGAAAGAATGGAAAGTAAACCCTCTATCTGGAACAGTAAGTGAAGGCAGAGTTTGGGGTCGCGGAGCCATTGATATGAAAGGAATGGCCGTTATGGAATTACTTGCCTTTTTAGAAATCAAACGTTCAGGAATTCCAAGAACTAGAAAAATCATGTATTTAGGATTAGCCGATGAAGAATCGGGGTCTGTGTTAGGTGGTAGGTATATGACAACTGCCCAAAAACATTTACTCCAAGGTTACGAATATGCCATCAATGAAGGTGGTGTTGCCACAAGAGACATTGTCATTCCAGGAGCCACAATCTTTAACATCCAATATGCGGAAAAAGGAAATATTTGGTTACGGGCCAAAATCACCGGAACCAGTGGACATGGATCTACTCCTCCCAACCAATACCCTGCCCTTTCTTTAATCCAATTTTTTAATGAAGTGAGAGAACTTGAATCTGATATTCGTATCACAGAAGAAACGGATGCTTTCTTTTATCAATTGGGTACTATCAGTTCTTTTCCCAATTCATTTTTTCTTAAAAATGCTAGAAACCCTTTGATCAAACCATTATTACACGGAACGATTCGAGGAAATCGTCACCTAACTGCCATGACAACCAATACTAAATCTATAACGGGATTTCGTACGACAGAAGGGGAAGGTGGAGAAAATGTAATCGCAGGCGAGGCTTCGGGCAGACTTGATATCCGAACATTACCTGGTGTGGACATTCAAGACTTTGCCAATAAGGTAAAAACAATTGCGGAAAAGTATAAGGCAGAAGTAACTTTTACCGATATCAATCCAACAGATATATCTCCCATCAACACTCGTCTTTTCAGCACATTGGCAGCCGTTTCTGTAAACAAATTTCCAAATAGTACGGTGACTCCGTTTCTTTCTCCTGGAAAAACGGACAATTCGTACTTAAGAAGATTGGGAATTAAATCCTATGGTTTGATTCCAGCAGTTCTCAAATCAGAAGACATAGATGGAATGCATGGAAAAAACGAAAACATGACGGTTGATAATTTGGAACTTGGGACTAAGATTCTTTTTGAAACCTTGGTGGAGATGAATCAGTAG
- a CDS encoding class I SAM-dependent methyltransferase produces MYTKNFWNERYANEEYVYGKEPNEFLRSRLPNLKKGRILFPCEGEGRNAVFAAGLGWEVFAFDQSESGKEKAIALANEKNVSIHYEISDVLGYPYAPEQMDMVALIFSHFHKSIRTTVHRNCVRTLKPGGILLLEAFSPDQLQYTSGGPKDPDMLCHLKDLRMDFSEMNVEYEEALETELNESPFHKGKAAIVRLVLRKN; encoded by the coding sequence ATGTATACCAAAAATTTCTGGAACGAACGTTATGCGAACGAAGAATATGTGTATGGCAAAGAACCAAATGAATTTTTACGTTCGCGACTTCCTAATTTAAAAAAAGGAAGGATTTTATTTCCTTGCGAAGGGGAAGGAAGGAACGCCGTATTTGCTGCGGGCCTCGGTTGGGAGGTATTTGCCTTTGACCAATCGGAATCTGGAAAAGAAAAAGCAATCGCCCTTGCGAACGAAAAGAATGTTTCCATTCACTATGAAATTTCGGATGTCCTAGGTTATCCTTATGCACCAGAACAAATGGATATGGTTGCTCTTATCTTTTCACATTTTCATAAATCCATACGCACAACGGTTCATAGGAATTGTGTCCGCACCTTAAAACCAGGTGGGATTTTGTTATTGGAGGCCTTTTCACCAGATCAACTACAATACACATCCGGTGGTCCTAAAGATCCTGACATGCTTTGTCATTTGAAGGACTTACGAATGGATTTTTCCGAAATGAATGTTGAATACGAAGAAGCTCTTGAAACTGAACTGAATGAAAGTCCGTTCCACAAAGGAAAAGCTGCCATCGTCAGATTGGTTCTTCGAAAAAACTAA
- a CDS encoding nitroreductase — MNLEMISIHEIATSVTEALETRHSIRDYLPKSIPNEILQKVFGKALRSPSWKNSQPWKIHIVSGEKRNQLSQELVKAAYESAPKPETNWPESYPSDAKKRMFDLGMKIYEIAGIERKDKEARNQFMLRNFEFFGAPTAVFITSKFDLNYYVGIDLGCFLQSVLLLAREEGLGTCAQASLGSFPDVVKNSLGLPAEEKVILGLSIGYPKPDSNLNRFHTPRESAEELIRFY; from the coding sequence ATGAACTTAGAAATGATATCCATACATGAAATCGCTACTTCTGTTACGGAAGCTTTAGAAACAAGACATAGCATTCGCGATTACCTTCCAAAATCCATTCCGAATGAAATCCTTCAAAAGGTTTTTGGAAAAGCCCTACGTTCCCCTAGCTGGAAAAATTCCCAACCTTGGAAGATACATATTGTGAGTGGAGAAAAACGGAACCAACTCTCACAGGAATTGGTAAAAGCCGCTTACGAGTCTGCACCAAAACCAGAAACCAATTGGCCAGAGTCTTACCCGAGTGATGCGAAAAAACGAATGTTTGATTTGGGGATGAAAATTTACGAAATAGCAGGGATTGAAAGAAAAGACAAAGAAGCAAGGAATCAGTTTATGCTTCGCAATTTTGAATTTTTTGGAGCTCCTACTGCTGTCTTCATTACATCCAAATTTGATCTAAATTATTATGTGGGAATTGATTTGGGATGTTTTCTCCAATCCGTTCTGCTTTTAGCAAGGGAAGAAGGTTTGGGAACTTGTGCGCAAGCATCTCTTGGCTCCTTTCCTGATGTAGTTAAAAATTCATTAGGTTTACCCGCCGAAGAAAAAGTGATTTTGGGATTGAGTATTGGGTATCCAAAACCAGATTCCAACCTCAACCGTTTCCACACACCACGAGAATCAGCCGAAGAATTAATTCGTTTCTATTGA